The following are encoded in a window of Zymoseptoria tritici IPO323 chromosome 4, whole genome shotgun sequence genomic DNA:
- the CYP-68 gene encoding putative P450 monooxygenase (P450 with unknown function. This model has low similarity with known or predicted p450s. No significant matches with characterized p450s.): MIQVIKFFIRASGQVFARTSEGVVWICRGIQAWLQLSLRQDKVKLTDSAGCRNIIQAKVVQRPGSEAQLKNLIPPFESRAKPNKRLVHAFGINNCFTTAEPQRCTTFRLEATRLIRLRGPEWKELSQTVLQVVKHSVPLQTQAKSNLFNLMQIVTMKSILGPLCGFDSSRSDVDGELQTLAKEINRQWLDSKEGLEKETEFANQPKLKSALKAIAPTWDGLDDTHNPLNFILPGYETLWRVVLRGFLEVMYRANERDSANWRHALEDFALNPTLAQLDKVHTDYGKVSTCMIVEETLRLYPPTRRIYRTFKVAEDEEFEAAADIEGLHRSAAAWGNDALFFNPSRWADKVNDTNFRNDNFMPFGTKPFTCVAKTGLVNEAREKCLPFGVSIIAILLGCFSAEVPAGMTPGGGGADGTWSTDQPLKTGREDYRDVMIGY; this comes from the coding sequence ATGATTCAAGTCATTAAGTTCTTCATCCGTGCAAGCGGGCAGGTGTTTGCAAGGACTTCGGAGGGTGTTGTGTGGATCTGTCGCGGAATTCAGGCATGGTTACAGCTCAGCCTCCGTCAAGACAAAGTCAAACTCACCGACTCGGCAGGATGCCGGAACATCATCCAAGCCAAAGTCGTTCAGCGACCTGGAAGCGAAGCACAGCTCAAGAACCTGATCCCACCCTTCGAGTCCAGAGCAAAACCGAACAAACGCCTGGTCCATGCTTTTGGAATCAACAACTGCTTCACCACAGCCGAGCCGCAGCGCTGTACGACTTTCAGATTGGAGGCGACTCGCCTCATCCGCCTACGTGGTCCGGAATGGAAGGAACTCAGCCAAACAGTGCTACAAGTCGTCAAGCACTCTGTCCCGCTCCAGACTCAAGCCAAAAGCAACCTGTTCAATCTCATGCAGATCGTCACTATGAAGTCGATTCTGGGACCCCTCTGCGGGTTCGATTCTTCCCGCTCTGACGTTGACGGCGAGCTCCAAACTCTCGCGAAAGAGATCAACCGACAGTGGCTCGACTCAAAAGAAGGCTTAGAGAAAGAGACCGAGTTCGCCAATCAACCCAAACTCAAGAGCGCCCTGAAAGCCATTGCGCCGACATGGGATGGTCTCGATGACACTCACAATCCGCTCAATTTCATCCTGCCTGGTTACGAGACACTGTGGCGAGTCGTACTTCGCGGCTTCCTGGAGGTGATGTACAGAGCGAACGAGCGAGACAGTGCAAACTGGCGTCATGCGCTGGAAGACTTCGCTCTCAATCCTACTCTGGCTCAGCTGGACAAAGTCCACACAGATTACGGCAAAGTATCGACGTGCATGATAGTTGAAGAGACGCTCCGCCTCTATCCACCAACCCGACGAATTTATCGCACGTTCAAGGtcgccgaggatgaggaatTCGAGGCGGCCGCAGACATCGAGGGCCTTCATCGGAGCGCGGCGGCTTGGGGCAACGACGCTCTGTTCTTCAACCCGAGCCGATGGGCGGACAAAGTCAACGACACCAATTTCCGGAACGACAACTTCATGCCTTTCGGTACCAAGCCGTTCACCTGCGTTGCGAAAACCGGGCTTGTCAACGAAGCCAGAGAGAAATGCTTGCCATTTGGTGTGAGTATCATTGCGATCCTCCTAGGCTGCTTCTCCGCTGAAGTTCCTGCTGGTATGACAccgggtggtggaggcgccGATGGTACATGGTCCACGGATCAGCCGTTGAAGACTGGCAGGGAGGACTACCGCGATGTGATGATTGGTTACTAG